The sequence CTGCGGCGACTCGATGCGCTCCAGCACGCTCACTCCTTACTTCTCGCTTCGGGGTCACACCACCTTACGCGGTCGCGCCCCCACCGCGAACGCCGGATCAGGCGTTCACGAGGGAGCGGAGCACGTACTGCAGGATGCCGCCGTTGCGGAAGTAATCGGCCTCGCCGGGGGTGTCGATGCGCACCACGGCGTCGAACTCGACGACCGAGCCGTCCGCCTTGGTCGCCTTCACGGGAAGCGTCTTCGGGTGCTCGCCGGCGCTGAATGCCGTGACGCCCGAGATGTCGAACGTCTCGGTGCCGTCGAGGCCGATCGAGGCGGCCGACTCCCCCGCGGGGAACTGGAGCGGGAGCACGCCCATGCCGATCAGGTTCGACCGGTGGATGCGCTCGAAGCTCTCGGTGATGACCGCGCGGACGCCCAGCAGGCGCGTGCCCTTGGCCGCCCAGTCGCGCGACGAGCCCGAGCCGTACTCCTTACCCGCGAGCACCACGAGCGGGATGCCGGCCTCGGCGTACGCGACGGAGGCGTCGTAGATCGTCGTCTGCTCGCCCGTGAGGTGGTCCTTGGTGAAGCCGCCCTCGACGACGTTGCCCTCGGCGTCGGCGAGAAGCAGGTTCTTGAGGCGGATGTTCGCGAACGTGCCGCGGATCATCACCTCGTGGTTGCCGCGGCGCGAGCCGTACGAGTTGAAGTCCCGACGCTCGACACCGTGCTCGGCGAGGTACTTCCCTGCCGGGCTGTCCGCCTTGATCGAACCGGCGGGCGAGATGTGGTCGGTCGTGACCGAGTCGCCCAGCAGCGCGAGCACGCGTGCGCCGGCGATGTCCTCGACCGGCTCCGGCGCGATGCCCATGCCCTCGAAGTACGGGGGCTTGCGCACATAGGTGGAGGAGTCCTCCCAGTCGAACGTCTTGCCGTCCGGCGTGGGCAGGCCCTGCCAGCTGGCGTCGCCGGCGAAGACGTCCGCGTAGTCCTTCTCGAACATCTCCTGCGTGATGGACGAGCCGACGATCGACTCGACCTCGGCGGCATCGGGCCAGATGTCCTTGAGGTAGACGTCGGCGCCGTCCGCGTCCTGGCCGAGCGCCTGGGTCTCGAAGTCGAAGTCCATGGTCCCGGCGAGCGCGTACGCGATGACGAGCGGCGGCGACGCGAGGTAGTTCATCTTCACGTCGGGGTTGATGCGGCCCTCGAAGTTGCGGTTTCCGGACAGCACCGAGACGACCGTGAGGTCGTGCTCGTTGACCGCGCCGGACACGGGCTCGGGAAGCGGACCCGAGTTGCCGATGCAGGTGGTGCAGCCGTAGCCCACGAGGTGGAATCCGAGCGCCTCGAGGTCGGGCCACAGCCCGGCCTTCTCGTAGTAGTCGGTGACGACCTGCGAGCCAGGCGCCATCGAGGTCTTGACCCACGGCTTGGACGCGAGGCCCTTCTCGTTGGCGTTGCGCGCGAGCAGCGCCGCGGCGAGCATCACCGACGGGTTCGACGTGTTGGTGCACGAGGTGATCGAGGCGATGACGACGTCGCCATCCTTGAGCGGCACGGTCTCGCCGGCCTCGTTGACGTAGGTCGCGTCCTTCGCGTCACCCGCGCGGACCTGCGAGATCGCCTTCTCGAACTGCGGCTTGGACTCGGACAGCGCCACGCGGTCCTGCGGACGCTTCGGCCCGGCGATCGACGGCACGACGGTCGACAGGTCCAGCTCGAGGTACTCCGAGAAGGTGGGCTCGACGTAGCCGGGCGCGGACGGGTCGTGCCACATCCCCTGCTCCTTGGCATACGCCTCGACGAGCGCGACCTGGTCGGCCGAGCGG comes from Demequina sp. NBRC 110054 and encodes:
- the acnA gene encoding aconitate hydratase AcnA gives rise to the protein MSVNTLGAKATLAVGDRNYEIYRLDAVQGLEKLPYSLKVLAEALLRTEDGANITADHVKALAEWDPSAEPDTEIQFTPARVVMQDFTGVPCVVDLATMREAVAELGGDPTVINPLAPAEMVIDHSVVIDIFGRKDALELNTALEYQRNRERYQFLRWGQTAFDNFKVVPPGTGIVHQVNLEYLARGVMTKDADGVTQAYPDSCVGTDSHTTMINGLGVLGWGVGGIEAEAAMLGQPVSMLIPRVVGFKLSGAIPAGATATDVVLTITEMLRQHGVVGKFVEFYGEGVGAVPLANRATIGNMSPEFGSTAAIFPIDDVTIDYLRLTGRSADQVALVEAYAKEQGMWHDPSAPGYVEPTFSEYLELDLSTVVPSIAGPKRPQDRVALSESKPQFEKAISQVRAGDAKDATYVNEAGETVPLKDGDVVIASITSCTNTSNPSVMLAAALLARNANEKGLASKPWVKTSMAPGSQVVTDYYEKAGLWPDLEALGFHLVGYGCTTCIGNSGPLPEPVSGAVNEHDLTVVSVLSGNRNFEGRINPDVKMNYLASPPLVIAYALAGTMDFDFETQALGQDADGADVYLKDIWPDAAEVESIVGSSITQEMFEKDYADVFAGDASWQGLPTPDGKTFDWEDSSTYVRKPPYFEGMGIAPEPVEDIAGARVLALLGDSVTTDHISPAGSIKADSPAGKYLAEHGVERRDFNSYGSRRGNHEVMIRGTFANIRLKNLLLADAEGNVVEGGFTKDHLTGEQTTIYDASVAYAEAGIPLVVLAGKEYGSGSSRDWAAKGTRLLGVRAVITESFERIHRSNLIGMGVLPLQFPAGESAASIGLDGTETFDISGVTAFSAGEHPKTLPVKATKADGSVVEFDAVVRIDTPGEADYFRNGGILQYVLRSLVNA